A DNA window from Vigna angularis cultivar LongXiaoDou No.4 chromosome 1, ASM1680809v1, whole genome shotgun sequence contains the following coding sequences:
- the LOC108321434 gene encoding glutathione S-transferase U17 has protein sequence MAKSELKVIGKWSSPYAMRVKIALNIKALEHEHFEETLNPKSDLLLQSNPVYGKVPVLLHHGRPISESLVIVQYIDETWSTDPPILSSDPHDRALARFWAAYVDDKWFPSMKSIMTVEGEEERKPYFEVLEEVLERMEGAFWKCSKGKPFFAGDRIGFLDIAFGCFLGWLSVIEHRYERKLLVEAKAPALVKWAERFAADPAVKGLIPETDKLVEISKSLQIKWRAAIGKN, from the exons ATGGCGAAGAGTGAGTTAAAGGTGATTGGAAAATGGTCGAGTCCTTATGCTATGCGAGTGAAGATTGCCCTGAACATCAAAGCCCTTGAACATGAGCACTTTGAAGAAACGTTGAACCCCAAAAGCGACCTTCTTCTTCAATCCAACCCTGTCTATGGCAAAGTCCCAGTTCTCCTCCACCATGGCAGACCCATCTCTGAATCTTTGGTCATAGTTCAATACATAGATGAAACATGGTCCACTGATCCTCCTATCCTCTCCTCCGATCCTCACGATAGAGCTCTTGCTCGCTTCTGGGCTGCTTACGTAGATGATAAA TGGTTTCCATCCATGAAAAGCATTATGACGGTTGAAGGAGAGGAGGAAAGGAAGCCATACTTTGAGGTGTTGGAAGAAGTACTTGAAAGGATGGAGGGTGCTTTCTGGAAATGCAGCAAAGGAAAGCCATTTTTTGCAGGAGACAGGATTGGATTCCTTGACATTGCTTTTGGGTGCTTCCTGGGATGGCTCAGTGTGATAGAACATAGATATGAAAGGAAACTGCTGGTTGAAGCAAAGGCTCCTGCTTTGGTGAAATGGGCTGAGAGATTTGCTGCTGACCCTGCTGTCAAGGGGCTTATACCTGAGACTGATAAGCTTGTTGAGATTTCCAAGTCTCTTCAGATCAAATGGAGAGCTGCAATTGGCAAGAACTAG